The Terriglobus sp. TAA 43 sequence GGGATACAACGGCAAAGAACGTCAGATTACGGAGTTCAATCCGGGCAGCCCCAACGGCGTGAAGTGGTTGGAGAAGCTAGCAGCAAAGCAGAAGGAAGAAGGTGTCTTCTGTCATCACATTTCAAACAACGCACCGCGCGATATCTGCGAACTGGATGAAGCGAAGCGCAAGGCTGGTGTTGCTGTTGCGAAGAAGTGGCTGGATGGTGCTGCGATCATCGGCGCAAAGAGCATGCGTATTAACAGTGGCGGTCCGCGCATTGCGCCTTCACCACAGCCGAATGAAACCAGCTATCCGAAGAACCCGGAGCTGGAGAAGTACATGGACCAGTGCATCCAGTCGTTCAAGGAAATGGCAGAGCACGGTTCGAAGGTGGGCGTGAAGGTAACGTTGGAAAACCACTGGGGTCTGACAGCGAATCCTATTAACATCCGCACCATCATTGAAGAAGTAAACAGCCGTTGGTGCGAAGCATCGCCGGACTTCGGCAACTGGGAGCACAAGTACCTTGTGTATCACGCACTGAACGATCTTGCTCCTTACGCACACACGACGTGCCATGCGAAGCATTGGGATCGTTGGGACAATGCATTTGGTCAGGGCACGCATATTGATGTGCAGCGCAATGTGCGCATCATGATGAACAATGGCTACACCGGCGTGTTTGCGCTGGAGTATGAGGACGGCCCCTGGGATGGTGTGGAGGGCGCGAAGTATCTGTTTGAGCAAGTGAAGGCAGCGCTGTAACAGGCGCTGGTTTCGCGGAGGCAGTATTGCAACGAGAACTGGAAATATGTGCGGAGACACTGCAGGCATGTGAAGCAGCAAATGCCGGTGGCGCCGATCGCATTGAACTGTGCGCCGCCCTCAGTGAGGGCGGCGTTACTGCTGGTGTTGGATTTCTGCGTGAGGCGATTGCAGCTTCAAAGATTCCAGTACATGCATTGGTGCGTCCGCGCAGTGGCAACTTTGTGTATTCCGCTGCGGAATTTCGTATGGCATGTGCGGATGCGGAGATGGCGTTGTCGCTGGGCGCTGCCGGGATTGTTATTGGCACGTTGACTACGGATGGTGCTGTCGATGTGGCGCAGACAACGGAGTTGATTCGCATTGCGAATGGGCGTCCGGTTACGTTTCATCGCGCGTTTGATCTTGCTCGTGATCTGCACAAGTCGTTGCGTGTGGTCATCGATCTTGGGTGCAATCGGGTGCTTACATCCGGTGGTGAGCCGACTGTGATGGAGGGCCTGGAGATGTTGATTGAGTTAACCGAGATTGCAGACGGACGGATTCGCATCGCTGCAGGTGGTGGTGTGTCTCTGCAGAACGCTGCGCTGCTGGCGCAGGTTCCCGGGCTTGATTTGCATGGATCGTTTCGTCGTAAGCCGAAGACGGAAGATGTTCGGGATGTGTTGTGGCAACAGGGTGAGGCTCGCGTTGAGGCTGAGGATGTTCGCCTGGTGGCGGAGTTGATGCATCACGCGTGACTTCCATGCGGATGTGTTGAATCCTGTTGCGGGAGACTGACATGGATCGCCGAACGTTTTTGTCGTTGAGTGGAGCGACTCTGCTGCACGGGCCGCTTGCGGAAGGTGAAGCGCCGCAGAGCGCTACAACGCTGGCGATCAAGCCGTATCGTCCATCGAGCAAAGTGAACATCGTCATGCTGATGGCGGACCAGCATCGTTGGGATTGCATGGGTGCGTATGGCAACAAGGCCATTCACACGCCCAACATGGATCGCATTGCACGCGAAGGAGTGGTATTTGAGAACGCGTATTCATCTACGCCAAGCTGCACGCCCGCACGCAGCGCGTTGATGACGGGCCGCAGTCCGTGGGGACACGGAATGCTTGGCTACGGCACCATCGCTACAAATCCGTATCCGACAGAGAAGGCAGCGGCCATGGCGAAGGCGGGGTATTACACCACGTCCGTCGGCAAGAATCACTACTATCCCATAACGAATCCGCATGGCTATCACCACCTGGTGAGTGATGAACATTGCAGTTACTGGTTTCACAAAGGCGAAGGAAAACATGCGCAGTCTGCGGAGCCGCGTTGCGATTATGAGTCGTGGTTCTGGTCGCAGATGCCGGACAAAGACCCGCATGCAACGGGGCTGGGATGGAATGATCGCAGCAGCAAATCGTTTGCCTATCCCGAAGAGATGCACGCGACGCATTGGACTGGTGAGACGGCAGTGCGTTTTCTACAACAGTATGAGCGCGACGAGCCGTTCTTTCTGAAGGTGTCGTTCATTCGGCCGCATAGTCCGTATGACGCGCCGGAACGATTCTTCCGCATGTATGAGCGTGATCTTCCAAAGGCTGCTGTGGGCGATTGGGCGAAGAAGTATGAGCCACACGCCAGCGAGCGCGATGATCTGTGGCATGGCAAGTTCAGTGATGCAGAGATTCATAACTCACGGCAGGGATACTACGCCGGTGTGAGTTTTGTGGATGAGCAGATTGGTCGCATTCTGCGCGTATTGGAGCAGCGCGGCATGTTGGACAACACCATGATTGTGTACTTCAGCGACCATGGCGACATGTTGGGTGATCACAATATGTGGCGCAAGTCGTATGCGTATGAATCGTCCGCGCACATTCCCATGCTGGTACGGCCTGCGAAGTCACAGCAGTTGCATGTTGCCGGGAGGCGTATGTCGCAAGTGGTGGAGATTCGCGATCTGCTACCAACATTTCTGGATGCGGCTGGAGCGGCGATCCCTGAAGATGTGGAGGGCAAGAGCCTGCTTGGATTGCTACGCGGTGAGAACGAGTGGCGCGAGTACCTTGATCTGGAACATGCCATTACGTATGACCCCAGCAACCACTGGACGGCTTTGACCGATGGAAAATGGAAGTACATCTTCCATTGCTATGACGGCACGGAGCAGTTGTTTCATCTGGCGGAGGATCGCGCCGAGTTACATGATCTGTCTGCGGCGGCTGCACATGCGGAGAGGCTGGCAATGTGGCGTGCGCGCATGGTGAAGCATCTTGAGGTGCGCGGACCGCATTGGGTGGAGGACGGGAAGCCAGCGATTCGTAAAGGGAATGATCTTTACTCGCCGAACTTCCCGGGTTATTCGAAGGAGATTCCGCTGCTTAGTTGGGTAGGGTAAACGCGATGTATACGCCGGGGATCGGGCCCTGCGCTGCAGGGTGTCCGGGCACCGCGTGCGTGTATGTGGTGGCGCGAGCCGCGGCGCAGAACACTACGTATTCCTTGCCGTTGATCTCGTAGATGGCGGGCATGCCTTCGAGTGCGGCACCCACTTCGTGTTCCCACAGAACTTTGCCGGTGGACGCATCGAGTGCGCGAATCTTGCGATCGCGTGTGCCGGTGAAGATGAGTCCGCCCGCTGTGACTACGGGGTTCACCTTCGGAAAGTGTGCGCCAGTGTTGGTGATGCCTTTGGCTGCTAGCTCCGGCACCTCACCCAGTGGAATCTTCCAACGAACGTTGCCGGTATTGAGGTCGTATGCGGTGAGTGTGGCCCATGGCGGAGCGATCACGGGCAGGCCGCTTTCTGAAAACATGAAGCCGAAGCCACTGCGATAGCGCAGCGTAGCCGGATCGCCGGATGCTACAGCGTTTGTGCTTTCAATGATGGGCAGGCCGGGATTCTTCAGGAACTTCATCAGGTCATCGACCTGCGCAGTCGGCAGGCTACCGAAGGATGGCATCTGATTCTTGCCGTAGCGCACGGTCTGACGAATCTGATCTTCGGTGAGTCGTTTGTTGATGTCGACGAGAGTGGGAATGACGGGAGCTTTGCCTTCACGATTGGTGCCGTGGCACAGGCTGCATGTGTTGGCGTAGACGCCTGCGCCGCGTGCTTCCGGCGTATCGCCCACTGGCACCGCGGGAGGCAGTTGCAGCTTCAACATAGCAGGCAGGTCTTTGGATACGACGTAAAGATAGCCGTGCGTGGGATCGACGGCTGCGCCACCATAGTTCACACCACCGTTATTGCCGGGCATCTCCACTGTGTCCTTGGTCGTGGGCGGTGTGTAGATGCCTTCGTTGCGCGCGGCATCAATCTGCTTCTTGAGTTGCGCGTGTTCTTCGGGCGAGAGGTATGGGCTCAGATCTTTCGATGTGAATGTCTGGCGGCTGAAGGGCTCAAGCTTGGTGGGCACAGGTTGCGTGGGCCACACGTGTTCGCCGGGCATGGCGTCCTGCGGTACGGGCTTCTCTTCAATGGGCCATAGCGACTTGCCCGTCACGCGATCGAAGACCCACAGGTAGCCGGTCTTGCTGGTCTGTGCGACAACGTCCACATCCTTGCCGTTGTGTTTTACGGTGAGCAGCATGGGGGTGTTTGGGTTGTCGTAATCCCAGATGTCGTGGTGCACCATCTGGAAGTGCCATA is a genomic window containing:
- a CDS encoding sugar phosphate isomerase/epimerase, which produces MESSKMQLDRRNFLRGAGGAAAASILAGEAFAQQKSATPETIEKGSAFRPLTESEKLDRIAANSYPLRWIFKNRNNVGDKATVQKMQAKYGSITALEYPAYAKKLFPGVTKFDIWSSLFGDITDESQYEPMMVMGYNGKERQITEFNPGSPNGVKWLEKLAAKQKEEGVFCHHISNNAPRDICELDEAKRKAGVAVAKKWLDGAAIIGAKSMRINSGGPRIAPSPQPNETSYPKNPELEKYMDQCIQSFKEMAEHGSKVGVKVTLENHWGLTANPINIRTIIEEVNSRWCEASPDFGNWEHKYLVYHALNDLAPYAHTTCHAKHWDRWDNAFGQGTHIDVQRNVRIMMNNGYTGVFALEYEDGPWDGVEGAKYLFEQVKAAL
- a CDS encoding copper homeostasis protein CutC, translating into MQRELEICAETLQACEAANAGGADRIELCAALSEGGVTAGVGFLREAIAASKIPVHALVRPRSGNFVYSAAEFRMACADAEMALSLGAAGIVIGTLTTDGAVDVAQTTELIRIANGRPVTFHRAFDLARDLHKSLRVVIDLGCNRVLTSGGEPTVMEGLEMLIELTEIADGRIRIAAGGGVSLQNAALLAQVPGLDLHGSFRRKPKTEDVRDVLWQQGEARVEAEDVRLVAELMHHA
- a CDS encoding arylsulfatase, with product MDRRTFLSLSGATLLHGPLAEGEAPQSATTLAIKPYRPSSKVNIVMLMADQHRWDCMGAYGNKAIHTPNMDRIAREGVVFENAYSSTPSCTPARSALMTGRSPWGHGMLGYGTIATNPYPTEKAAAMAKAGYYTTSVGKNHYYPITNPHGYHHLVSDEHCSYWFHKGEGKHAQSAEPRCDYESWFWSQMPDKDPHATGLGWNDRSSKSFAYPEEMHATHWTGETAVRFLQQYERDEPFFLKVSFIRPHSPYDAPERFFRMYERDLPKAAVGDWAKKYEPHASERDDLWHGKFSDAEIHNSRQGYYAGVSFVDEQIGRILRVLEQRGMLDNTMIVYFSDHGDMLGDHNMWRKSYAYESSAHIPMLVRPAKSQQLHVAGRRMSQVVEIRDLLPTFLDAAGAAIPEDVEGKSLLGLLRGENEWREYLDLEHAITYDPSNHWTALTDGKWKYIFHCYDGTEQLFHLAEDRAELHDLSAAAAHAERLAMWRARMVKHLEVRGPHWVEDGKPAIRKGNDLYSPNFPGYSKEIPLLSWVG
- a CDS encoding PQQ-binding-like beta-propeller repeat protein, which encodes MPPRHNLLSSLAFTSVLIATSAFAQTSTDAHATWRAYGGSEDGTQYSSLKQINRTNVSHLQEAWRVATGDGRGYVFNPLIIGTTMYVLAQNNSIVALDAGTGKQLWSHPLDAKTPLVPTRGLAYWQSADGKDQRLIFAVDNQLREINAATGKSITTFGKEGNVDLREGLGRDVNKLTLVQSYNPGRVFGDLVILGSATNEEYDSAPGDIRAYNVLTGKMTWIFHTIPHPGEYGYDTWPKDAWKTVGGANAWGGMALDVKRGILFVPTASPKYNFYGANRTGSNLYGDSLIAINANTGKRIWHFQMVHHDIWDYDNPNTPMLLTVKHNGKDVDVVAQTSKTGYLWVFDRVTGKSLWPIEEKPVPQDAMPGEHVWPTQPVPTKLEPFSRQTFTSKDLSPYLSPEEHAQLKKQIDAARNEGIYTPPTTKDTVEMPGNNGGVNYGGAAVDPTHGYLYVVSKDLPAMLKLQLPPAVPVGDTPEARGAGVYANTCSLCHGTNREGKAPVIPTLVDINKRLTEDQIRQTVRYGKNQMPSFGSLPTAQVDDLMKFLKNPGLPIIESTNAVASGDPATLRYRSGFGFMFSESGLPVIAPPWATLTAYDLNTGNVRWKIPLGEVPELAAKGITNTGAHFPKVNPVVTAGGLIFTGTRDRKIRALDASTGKVLWEHEVGAALEGMPAIYEINGKEYVVFCAAARATTYTHAVPGHPAAQGPIPGVYIAFTLPN